From Neorickettsia helminthoeca str. Oregon, one genomic window encodes:
- a CDS encoding glycerol-3-phosphate acyltransferase — MLVYIVSAIPFAYCISNYLGVDIRAEGSGNPGATNVTRVAGLKAGSIVFLLDFLKAAVPVFIAEKYCGEVFASVIGLVSVFAHVFPVYLAFKGGKGVAPMMGVYFALNPVVFLIVSYVWLVVFAIFRYPFIASLSACFVGAIVSYVTFDLYVFLPILTATLLILFRHVSNLTNFLSSRS; from the coding sequence ATGCTTGTTTACATTGTGTCAGCGATACCGTTTGCCTATTGTATCTCTAATTACCTTGGTGTTGATATTCGTGCGGAGGGTTCCGGAAACCCTGGGGCTACTAACGTCACCCGTGTTGCAGGCTTGAAAGCTGGTTCTATTGTGTTTCTCCTGGATTTCTTGAAGGCTGCAGTTCCTGTATTCATAGCTGAGAAGTATTGTGGTGAGGTTTTTGCCTCAGTAATTGGTCTTGTATCAGTCTTTGCGCATGTTTTTCCTGTTTATCTTGCTTTCAAAGGCGGTAAAGGAGTTGCACCAATGATGGGCGTATATTTTGCTTTGAATCCAGTAGTGTTTCTCATTGTTTCATATGTTTGGCTGGTGGTTTTCGCGATTTTTAGATATCCGTTTATTGCGTCACTTTCTGCTTGTTTTGTTGGTGCAATCGTTTCTTATGTGACTTTCGATCTTTACGTCTTCTTGCCTATACTCACAGCGACCCTTTTAATCCTCTTCAGGCACGTCAGCAATCTGACGAATTTTTTATCTTCTAGAAGCTGA
- a CDS encoding rod shape-determining protein — protein sequence MQSIKKVVKAFISVLNSKSFYANNLAIDLGTANTLVYVENKGIKLNQPSVVALVEDKGRFIPYAFGHPAKLMLGKTPDKIKAIRPLKDGVIADFRCAEEMIKYFIKIVNSGALINRPNIVICVPSGSTPVERRAIQDAAESAGAREVFLIEEPMAAAIGGGLPVTEPKGSMIVDIGGGTTEVAVISLGGIVYSRSVRVGGDVMDEAIISYIRKHYNLLIGESTAEKIKKELGTVYVRDKAQERSMTLRGRDVVNGIPKEIILTESQIAESLEEPISVIIAAVMVALETIPPELSSDIASSGIMISGGGAMLRNLDYVLSNATQLSVSISENPLECVAIGTGKVLESLETFKHVLFKQD from the coding sequence TTGCAGAGTATCAAGAAAGTCGTCAAAGCATTTATTTCAGTTCTGAATTCGAAGAGTTTTTACGCAAACAATCTGGCCATAGATCTAGGCACAGCAAATACTTTGGTCTACGTCGAAAATAAAGGAATTAAGCTTAATCAGCCTTCAGTGGTTGCGCTGGTGGAGGATAAAGGGCGCTTCATACCGTATGCGTTCGGTCATCCAGCGAAACTAATGCTCGGTAAAACACCGGATAAGATCAAGGCAATAAGACCGCTAAAAGATGGTGTAATCGCTGATTTCAGATGCGCCGAAGAAATGATTAAGTACTTCATCAAGATTGTAAACTCTGGAGCATTGATCAATAGGCCAAATATTGTAATATGTGTCCCTTCAGGCTCCACACCAGTTGAAAGGCGTGCCATACAGGATGCTGCAGAGAGTGCCGGAGCAAGGGAAGTCTTCCTAATAGAGGAACCAATGGCGGCAGCAATAGGCGGAGGTCTTCCGGTGACTGAGCCAAAAGGATCCATGATCGTTGATATCGGTGGCGGAACTACAGAGGTAGCTGTGATCTCATTAGGTGGAATAGTTTATTCAAGATCGGTACGAGTCGGCGGGGACGTAATGGATGAAGCAATTATAAGCTATATCAGGAAACACTATAATCTACTCATTGGTGAATCCACAGCAGAGAAAATAAAAAAAGAGCTGGGCACCGTCTACGTTAGAGATAAGGCCCAAGAGCGTTCGATGACATTGCGTGGGCGTGATGTAGTAAACGGTATACCTAAGGAGATCATTCTCACTGAGTCACAAATAGCAGAAAGCTTGGAAGAACCAATATCAGTAATTATTGCAGCAGTCATGGTGGCCCTGGAGACAATTCCGCCTGAATTATCTTCAGATATTGCAAGCTCCGGAATCATGATTTCAGGGGGAGGTGCAATGCTCAGAAATTTGGATTACGTTCTGAGTAATGCTACACAGTTGTCCGTGAGCATCTCCGAAAATCCTCTTGAGTGCGTAGCAATTGGTACTGGAAAGGTCTTAGAATCCTTGGAAACATTTAAGCACGTCTTGTTTAAGCAGGATTAA
- a CDS encoding type IV secretory system conjugative DNA transfer family protein has translation MRQFRNIVTIFFLIAFIFALALYISAAIFIASVWGIAYLDFHSLQPTLDKFPMRLWPTIFTYIYNLFTNWEAWATAVKVKLAVSLAIPFGILGVGFYMLRAPIMDWRPFKKKESVHGDARWATEREIRKIGLRSRKGLLLGKDKRGFLIASGYQHALLFAPTGSGKGVGFVIPNLLFWEDSVVVHDIKLENFNLTSGYRKKIGQKVYCWSPADPDGKSHCYNPLDWVSSKPGQMVDDVQKIANLLMPEQDFWVNEARSLFLGVVLYILAVPEKVKSFGEVVRVMRSDDVTYSLAVALDTMGKKIHPVAYMNIAAFLQKADKERSGVISTMNSSLELWANPLIDTTTATSDFNFMQFKKDLTTVYVGLTPDNLTRLQPLMQVFYQQATEFLCRSLPSKDEPYGVLFMMDEFPTLGKMEQFKTGIAYFRGYNVRLFLIIQDTEQLKGIYEEAGMNSFLSNSTYRITFAANNIETANLISQLVGNKTVAQESLNKPKFLDLNPASRSLHVSETQRALLLPQEVIMLPRDQQILLIESTYPIRSKKIKYYEDSFFTKKLMDPISIPTQEPFDPKKFEEKIRKEKEAKELEENTPLPIEEEQALLEDESLLDDSDYEEEDFEDLDSDEDLSEFVDDLDDEELETEEDKV, from the coding sequence ATGCGACAGTTTAGGAATATCGTAACAATATTTTTTCTCATAGCCTTCATATTTGCCCTGGCTCTGTACATATCTGCAGCTATTTTTATAGCTTCTGTCTGGGGTATAGCGTATTTGGATTTCCATAGCTTGCAACCTACTCTAGATAAGTTTCCTATGAGGTTGTGGCCTACGATATTCACGTATATCTATAATCTCTTCACTAACTGGGAAGCCTGGGCTACAGCCGTGAAAGTCAAGCTTGCGGTTTCCTTAGCTATCCCATTTGGGATATTAGGTGTGGGATTCTACATGCTTCGGGCACCGATTATGGATTGGAGGCCGTTTAAGAAAAAAGAGTCTGTACATGGTGATGCAAGGTGGGCTACAGAAAGAGAGATCAGAAAAATCGGTTTAAGAAGTCGTAAGGGTCTCCTGCTCGGAAAGGATAAAAGAGGTTTCTTAATTGCAAGTGGATATCAACATGCATTACTATTCGCTCCTACTGGTTCAGGTAAGGGTGTGGGATTCGTAATCCCGAACCTCCTTTTTTGGGAGGATTCAGTTGTGGTACATGATATCAAGTTGGAGAACTTCAACCTTACAAGCGGATATCGAAAAAAAATTGGTCAAAAGGTCTATTGTTGGAGTCCAGCAGATCCTGACGGTAAGAGTCATTGCTATAATCCCCTGGATTGGGTGAGTTCGAAGCCTGGACAAATGGTCGATGATGTACAAAAGATCGCTAACCTGCTCATGCCCGAACAAGATTTCTGGGTCAACGAAGCACGAAGCCTATTCCTTGGAGTAGTGCTCTATATCCTTGCCGTGCCTGAAAAGGTGAAATCCTTCGGTGAGGTGGTAAGGGTCATGAGAAGCGATGATGTCACTTATAGTCTCGCTGTTGCATTGGATACTATGGGTAAAAAGATCCACCCAGTTGCGTATATGAACATAGCTGCATTCTTGCAAAAAGCTGATAAAGAGCGATCTGGCGTGATCTCAACAATGAACTCCTCCCTAGAACTGTGGGCGAATCCACTCATCGATACAACTACCGCGACTAGTGATTTCAACTTCATGCAGTTTAAGAAGGATCTTACAACTGTGTACGTCGGTTTGACTCCAGATAACTTGACGAGGCTGCAGCCATTGATGCAAGTGTTCTACCAGCAGGCAACAGAGTTCCTATGTAGAAGTCTGCCTAGCAAGGATGAGCCGTACGGCGTCCTATTCATGATGGACGAGTTCCCTACCCTAGGTAAGATGGAACAGTTCAAGACTGGTATTGCATATTTCCGTGGTTATAACGTACGCCTCTTTTTGATTATCCAAGATACTGAACAACTCAAGGGAATCTATGAAGAAGCTGGAATGAACTCATTCCTTTCAAACTCGACTTATAGGATCACTTTCGCTGCGAACAATATTGAGACAGCAAACTTGATCTCACAGCTTGTGGGGAACAAAACGGTTGCTCAGGAGTCACTCAATAAACCGAAGTTTCTGGATCTCAACCCTGCATCGAGGTCGCTGCACGTCTCAGAGACACAAAGGGCCCTGTTATTACCTCAAGAGGTGATTATGTTGCCTCGGGATCAACAGATTCTATTGATTGAATCTACTTATCCTATCCGGTCTAAGAAGATTAAGTACTATGAGGATAGCTTTTTCACAAAGAAACTCATGGATCCTATTTCTATTCCAACGCAGGAGCCGTTCGACCCCAAGAAATTCGAGGAAAAAATCCGTAAGGAGAAAGAGGCTAAAGAATTAGAGGAAAATACTCCGCTTCCAATAGAGGAAGAGCAGGCTCTATTGGAAGACGAGTCACTTTTAGATGACTCTGATTATGAAGAAGAGGACTTCGAGGACCTTGATAGTGATGAAGATCTATCTGAGTTCGTCGATGACCTGGATGACGAAGAGCTTGAAACAGAAGAGGATAAAGTCTAA
- the virB11 gene encoding P-type DNA transfer ATPase VirB11, with translation MQHTALNKYLEPLDEIFSDADVNEISVNKPGEIWIEKNGEITRSELPVLDFQHLKGLAKLVAQATEQSVSGEYPLLSATLPNECRIQIVLPPAAESGTVVMSIRKPSSVQLSLADYDRMGAFEVLKSASSSTDLDDRLKCMLDSGEIKEFLATAVVGKKNIIISGGTSTGKTTFANSLMQEIPSHERIITVEDAREVVLSKHPNRVHLVSSKGGQGRANVTTQDLIEACLRLRPDRIIVGELRGTEAFGFLRAINTGHPGSIATLHADTPNMAIEQLKLMVMQAGLGIPPVQVREYIINVIDVIVQLKRDEHGKRFVSKLLFTRELRNSNV, from the coding sequence ATGCAACACACTGCACTTAACAAGTATTTGGAGCCACTGGACGAAATTTTTTCAGATGCAGATGTAAATGAGATCTCGGTAAATAAACCAGGAGAAATTTGGATCGAGAAAAATGGTGAAATCACTCGCTCTGAACTTCCTGTCTTGGACTTTCAGCATCTTAAGGGACTTGCAAAGTTGGTTGCCCAAGCAACTGAACAAAGTGTCAGTGGTGAGTATCCATTACTCTCTGCGACGCTTCCTAATGAGTGTAGAATTCAGATAGTCCTGCCCCCTGCAGCTGAAAGTGGGACAGTCGTTATGTCCATAAGGAAGCCTAGCAGTGTCCAGCTCTCCCTAGCGGATTATGATAGAATGGGTGCCTTTGAGGTGCTGAAGAGTGCATCTTCCTCCACCGATTTAGACGACCGATTGAAATGCATGCTGGACAGTGGTGAGATTAAAGAGTTTCTTGCTACCGCGGTCGTGGGAAAGAAAAATATCATCATTAGTGGCGGTACATCCACCGGGAAGACAACTTTTGCTAATAGCTTAATGCAGGAGATACCTTCTCATGAGAGGATTATCACGGTCGAAGATGCAAGAGAGGTTGTATTATCAAAACACCCGAACAGAGTGCATTTGGTTTCCTCCAAAGGGGGGCAGGGTAGAGCCAACGTCACTACGCAAGATCTGATAGAGGCCTGCTTGCGTTTGCGCCCGGATAGGATTATTGTTGGTGAGCTCAGAGGTACTGAGGCTTTCGGTTTTTTAAGGGCGATCAATACTGGTCACCCGGGCTCTATCGCTACATTACATGCAGATACTCCAAACATGGCTATAGAACAGCTGAAACTTATGGTGATGCAGGCTGGTTTGGGTATCCCTCCTGTCCAGGTTAGGGAATATATAATAAATGTAATAGATGTTATTGTTCAGTTGAAAAGGGATGAGCACGGGAAAAGATTCGTATCGAAGTTGTTGTTCACACGCGAGTTGAGAAACAGTAATGTATAA
- a CDS encoding TrbI/VirB10 family protein translates to MQERYDNDVEEFSIGDESVEVKDRTSGERGGGFKKKVIYVVLVAIGFFFTYKFFAGNADKDKELDRTFHPASEEKVIDTKEVKKSEKSSFILPKDDDVNHVLLPPKLPELPKLPPMPLPQQPEAPTAERSAPALPSFLPPGTPSGSSPMDPPTKVVAGGKYRYDRTTPMLVFGGGGAQSPDGESSGINFSDPSSMLDPSKLGDLRKSLQQTDTTPLEDKALQRTQNQTVATYLGNLDYVLAEGKMLDAVLETAINTDLQAKVRAVVSRDVFSESGNLILIPRGSRLIGSYSSDISFNQSRVNIVWTRIILPNGIDITLGNFAGVDPLGRAGVRGVVNSKVSNVMSTSILLATARVASGIIVDRIMGADKKLSEVTVSTPKRPLVKKNDDVDDDGSKAKGSAGAIIGIQAVQDASKQVTDYVKRMANANPTITINQGAKLKVFVDQDIVFPKSSFQEYKVLE, encoded by the coding sequence ATGCAAGAAAGATACGATAACGACGTAGAAGAATTCAGCATAGGAGATGAGTCTGTAGAAGTTAAGGACAGAACTTCTGGAGAAAGGGGTGGTGGTTTCAAGAAAAAAGTTATCTATGTCGTTCTTGTTGCAATAGGATTTTTTTTTACGTACAAGTTTTTCGCCGGTAATGCGGATAAAGATAAGGAGCTGGATAGAACATTTCATCCTGCTTCGGAAGAAAAGGTCATCGATACTAAGGAAGTGAAGAAATCCGAAAAAAGTTCTTTCATTTTACCTAAAGATGATGATGTTAATCACGTTCTTCTTCCGCCAAAGTTGCCTGAGCTTCCAAAGTTGCCTCCTATGCCACTTCCTCAGCAGCCTGAAGCTCCTACTGCGGAGAGATCTGCACCCGCTCTCCCATCCTTTCTACCGCCTGGTACCCCATCCGGGAGTAGTCCTATGGATCCACCTACTAAGGTCGTTGCTGGTGGTAAGTATAGATATGATAGAACAACTCCAATGTTGGTTTTTGGTGGTGGCGGCGCTCAATCTCCTGATGGAGAATCAAGTGGAATAAATTTCTCTGATCCGAGTAGCATGCTCGATCCGAGCAAGTTGGGCGATCTAAGGAAGTCATTGCAGCAGACCGATACTACTCCTCTAGAGGATAAGGCGTTACAAAGAACTCAAAATCAGACTGTGGCGACTTATCTCGGTAACCTGGATTATGTCCTCGCTGAAGGAAAGATGCTAGATGCTGTCCTCGAAACGGCAATAAATACGGACCTACAGGCGAAAGTTAGAGCTGTAGTCAGTAGAGATGTATTCTCTGAATCAGGAAACTTAATCTTAATACCTAGAGGTTCGAGGTTGATAGGTTCTTATTCGTCGGATATTTCGTTCAACCAATCCAGGGTGAACATCGTCTGGACACGTATCATTCTTCCAAATGGGATAGATATCACCTTGGGTAACTTCGCGGGTGTGGATCCACTTGGTCGTGCGGGTGTCAGAGGCGTTGTCAACAGTAAGGTCTCTAACGTCATGAGTACCTCTATCCTGCTTGCTACTGCCAGAGTTGCTAGCGGAATAATTGTGGATAGGATCATGGGTGCAGATAAGAAACTTTCTGAAGTCACAGTTAGTACTCCGAAAAGACCATTAGTAAAGAAAAATGATGACGTAGATGATGATGGTTCAAAAGCAAAGGGTTCGGCTGGCGCTATTATTGGAATACAAGCTGTCCAGGACGCATCCAAGCAGGTCACTGATTATGTTAAACGTATGGCGAATGCCAATCCTACGATTACGATTAATCAGGGTGCTAAGCTCAAAGTATTTGTTGATCAGGATATCGTCTTTCCTAAATCTTCTTTCCAAGAGTATAAGGTTCTTGAGTAG
- a CDS encoding TrbG/VirB9 family P-type conjugative transfer protein, which produces MIARKVFSVMLLLLSSASANDSSLSDDRIKTLVYSRDAIFRIDTGYGYQSFIEFSDKEKVKTIAIGGSVGWNMNPIGNKIFLRPLEKGLSTNMVVVTDRHTYVFDLFSDSDDHLEETKKSNQVNYVVRFYYPDEVADSNKENPKEGLSLNGKLYDFSYDVLRRNYSVQGKAEFEIAEIMNNTNLTFFKFKGDKIPRVFVVNPDRSETQAKMWKFKEYVVIEGVHKKLHLRYRSSVLEVVNNDLE; this is translated from the coding sequence ATGATCGCTCGTAAGGTTTTCTCTGTAATGCTGCTGCTGCTTTCTTCCGCATCAGCAAATGATAGTTCTTTATCTGATGATAGAATAAAAACTCTGGTCTATTCGAGGGATGCAATCTTCAGGATAGATACAGGTTATGGATACCAGTCCTTCATAGAGTTCTCCGATAAGGAAAAAGTTAAGACAATCGCTATAGGTGGTAGTGTGGGTTGGAACATGAACCCTATAGGAAATAAAATATTCCTGCGCCCGTTGGAGAAAGGTCTATCCACTAACATGGTTGTGGTGACAGATAGGCATACTTATGTCTTTGACCTGTTTAGCGATAGTGATGATCATTTAGAAGAGACAAAAAAATCCAATCAAGTAAACTACGTAGTGCGGTTCTATTATCCAGATGAAGTTGCAGACTCCAATAAGGAAAACCCAAAAGAAGGTCTATCCCTCAACGGGAAATTATATGATTTCAGTTATGATGTACTTCGCCGGAACTACTCTGTTCAAGGTAAAGCTGAGTTCGAGATTGCAGAAATCATGAATAACACTAATCTTACTTTCTTTAAATTCAAGGGAGATAAAATACCGAGAGTGTTTGTCGTTAATCCAGATAGAAGCGAGACTCAGGCAAAGATGTGGAAGTTCAAGGAATACGTGGTCATAGAGGGAGTACACAAGAAGTTACATTTGCGCTATCGGAGTTCTGTTTTGGAAGTAGTAAATAATGATTTGGAGTAG
- a CDS encoding virB8 family protein: MASFFKGKSEESQKVEHWYEERVGRVTLQRNFLIVMSLGVLLVLVLSVFTLFAVSTSRTIEPFVIEVSKKSGIVTHLDPATVKEYSANRAITNYFATQYVKAREVFHPATYRYDYYTTVRVFSSPEVYSFFKSSLDLDNPASPLNAYSDVVDSKYEIRSIRHLDKDTIQIRISISFATSNGRVRTVDRLISLGYTYMDLELSEEDRQLNPLGFVVVSFQVDDDRS; the protein is encoded by the coding sequence ATGGCAAGTTTTTTTAAGGGTAAAAGCGAAGAAAGTCAGAAAGTAGAGCATTGGTATGAGGAGCGTGTCGGGCGCGTTACGCTGCAAAGAAACTTCCTCATAGTAATGAGTCTTGGTGTCTTGTTAGTTCTTGTATTATCCGTCTTTACTTTATTCGCAGTCAGTACTTCCAGGACCATAGAGCCGTTTGTCATTGAGGTTTCGAAAAAGAGTGGGATTGTTACTCACCTCGATCCAGCGACTGTCAAGGAATATTCTGCAAATAGGGCTATAACGAATTATTTTGCTACGCAGTATGTGAAGGCAAGAGAGGTTTTCCACCCTGCTACGTATCGCTACGATTATTACACTACCGTCAGAGTATTCTCGAGTCCTGAAGTGTACAGTTTTTTCAAGTCATCTTTGGATTTGGACAATCCCGCGAGTCCTCTGAATGCTTATTCGGACGTTGTGGATTCTAAATATGAGATTAGATCCATTAGGCATCTGGACAAGGACACGATCCAAATTAGAATTTCCATAAGTTTTGCTACTAGCAATGGTAGGGTTAGAACTGTGGATCGCCTTATATCTCTAGGTTATACCTACATGGACCTTGAGCTCTCAGAGGAGGATAGACAGTTGAATCCTCTCGGTTTTGTTGTTGTTTCTTTTCAGGTAGATGATGATCGCTCGTAA
- the ribA gene encoding GTP cyclohydrolase II, producing the protein MSLSPDRQARFSLCAFKAGAVVIFRDSSKAMVAVPCESGDVEDFFRRYGENGISLLIPSERFGFYSQCSNEYGVKIDVSKPEKVGGIEKCLQEASYFRTIDKGENLLLLLAKMAEILPEILISQICFEDDAGIRDFALTQGLQILDLESIRSAIGKQKVSRVSEATIHLRNDIKSKMVCYRSILKEHYAIVVGDPMESEEPLVRIHSSCYTGDLLASLSCDCRDQLHDSLIRMLDDPQGGILLYLLQEGRGIGLVNKIRAYDLQSRKGLDTVEANLALGFKDDERDFSIAKQMLDDLGVQKVRLITNNPRKIEQLTAAGIKITHRVPLTTRSNPHNFKYLRTKSERLGHLFTA; encoded by the coding sequence ATGTCTTTATCTCCTGATCGGCAAGCGCGCTTCAGTCTGTGTGCGTTCAAAGCCGGTGCGGTAGTAATATTCCGTGATTCTTCTAAAGCTATGGTCGCTGTGCCCTGTGAATCAGGTGATGTGGAAGATTTCTTCAGAAGGTATGGCGAAAATGGAATATCGCTATTAATCCCATCAGAAAGGTTCGGCTTTTACTCACAGTGCTCTAATGAATATGGCGTCAAGATTGATGTCTCAAAACCTGAAAAGGTCGGCGGTATAGAGAAGTGTTTGCAGGAAGCATCTTACTTTCGCACCATCGATAAAGGGGAAAATCTTCTACTTCTTCTCGCTAAAATGGCAGAGATCTTGCCCGAAATTCTTATCTCCCAAATTTGTTTCGAGGACGATGCAGGTATACGTGATTTTGCCTTGACTCAGGGCCTACAGATTCTCGATCTGGAGAGTATTAGAAGTGCTATAGGAAAACAAAAAGTCTCTCGCGTCTCAGAGGCGACGATACATTTGAGAAATGATATAAAGTCGAAGATGGTATGCTATAGATCTATCCTGAAGGAACACTACGCAATCGTAGTAGGAGATCCTATGGAGTCTGAAGAACCGTTGGTGAGGATCCATTCTTCCTGTTATACCGGTGATCTGCTAGCCAGCTTGTCATGTGACTGTAGAGATCAATTACATGATTCCCTTATTAGGATGCTCGATGACCCGCAAGGTGGAATTTTACTGTATCTTCTACAGGAGGGAAGAGGAATCGGATTGGTAAATAAAATCAGAGCTTATGACCTGCAGTCTAGGAAAGGCCTAGATACAGTCGAAGCGAATCTTGCGCTAGGTTTCAAAGATGATGAACGTGACTTCTCAATAGCTAAACAAATGCTTGATGACCTTGGTGTACAAAAAGTGAGACTCATTACTAATAACCCAAGAAAAATTGAACAGCTTACAGCTGCTGGAATAAAAATCACGCATAGGGTTCCACTCACGACGCGCAGTAATCCACATAACTTCAAGTACCTGCGCACAAAATCTGAACGTTTGGGGCATCTTTTCACTGCTTGA
- the dapF gene encoding diaminopimelate epimerase, whose protein sequence is MDNKKCISFVKMHACGNDFIIIHNTEFSGIPELDRCETIRRLSSRRTGIGCDQLLIVSNEGPLEAEMIIYNSDGSSAATCLNGAACVALDLMRNNKEWNFLIKSSGGIFLAHLENEKVRIIPTTILQNNLPTKEKVLSKSLSKFSLPGIRYVGIGVSIGNPHLVFFVETEKEVDEIHSFADLVRRNNPFTREINLSVSCIFDGVALSRVIEAGTGETLACGSASAAIYLAARNLGLVETELTIRFPGGDLIAGPHKEFYYIAATPKYVFRGSFWIPF, encoded by the coding sequence ATGGATAACAAAAAGTGCATTAGCTTCGTAAAGATGCACGCTTGCGGGAATGATTTCATTATTATTCACAACACAGAGTTCTCTGGGATACCAGAGCTGGATCGATGCGAAACAATAAGAAGACTCTCCAGTAGAAGAACGGGGATCGGATGCGATCAACTATTGATTGTTTCTAATGAAGGTCCATTAGAAGCAGAAATGATCATATACAACAGTGACGGATCTTCAGCGGCTACATGTTTGAACGGCGCTGCATGCGTCGCGCTCGATCTGATGCGGAACAACAAAGAATGGAATTTCCTTATTAAGTCTAGTGGCGGAATATTTCTAGCTCATCTAGAAAACGAGAAGGTCAGAATCATTCCGACTACGATTCTCCAAAACAATCTTCCTACTAAGGAGAAAGTACTATCGAAATCTCTATCTAAGTTTTCGCTACCGGGAATAAGGTATGTTGGTATCGGAGTTAGCATAGGAAATCCACATTTAGTTTTCTTCGTGGAAACAGAGAAAGAAGTCGACGAGATTCACAGTTTTGCGGACCTTGTACGCAGGAACAATCCATTTACAAGGGAAATAAATCTCAGTGTAAGCTGTATCTTTGACGGAGTTGCATTATCTAGGGTAATCGAAGCAGGTACTGGTGAGACACTCGCCTGTGGGAGTGCTTCTGCCGCGATATATCTAGCGGCACGAAATTTAGGATTAGTGGAAACAGAACTTACAATAAGGTTCCCCGGTGGTGATCTGATTGCAGGACCACATAAGGAATTCTATTACATCGCTGCGACTCCGAAATATGTTTTTCGCGGCTCATTCTGGATCCCATTCTAG
- a CDS encoding FtsB family cell division protein: MKIEDWSYFGFIILLLMLVFYCFFHTVLSSHSIMNAAKLKAEISQARDRIITLQKQKERLELDISLIVDEKRLDMDLLEEQSRKKFGLMKKGEKVIYHDMPLE; encoded by the coding sequence ATGAAGATAGAGGATTGGAGCTATTTCGGATTTATAATCCTTTTATTGATGCTGGTCTTCTATTGTTTTTTTCATACGGTGCTCAGTAGTCATTCCATAATGAATGCAGCAAAACTCAAGGCTGAAATTTCTCAGGCCAGGGATAGGATCATCACGTTACAGAAGCAAAAGGAAAGGTTAGAACTTGATATATCACTTATTGTCGATGAGAAAAGGCTCGATATGGATTTACTTGAGGAGCAGTCCCGCAAGAAATTCGGATTGATGAAAAAAGGTGAGAAAGTGATCTACCACGACATGCCACTGGAGTAA
- a CDS encoding pyruvate dehydrogenase complex E1 component subunit beta, producing the protein MREITVREAIGNAIAEEMRRDPDVFIMGEEIGKYQGAYKVTQGLLQEFGERRVIDTPISEHGFTGIAIGAAFAGLRPILEFMSFNFSLQAMDQIVNSAAKTHYMSDGQLRCPIVFRGPNGAAAQVAAQHSQCFAAWYSHIPGLKVIAPYFASDYRGLLKSAIRDNNPVIFLENEILYGMAHTLTPEQEENDYTVPIGKANVIKEGSDVTIVTFSICVKLALEAAEILANENNIDVEIIDLRTLRPLDFDTVLKSLSKTNKLITVEEGFPVLSFGSEISARIMEEAFDLMDAPIIRVASKDTPLPYARNLEKLVLPQVSDVVEAVRSVVLYKI; encoded by the coding sequence GTGCGGGAAATCACAGTCAGAGAAGCGATAGGGAACGCAATAGCTGAGGAAATGCGTCGCGACCCAGATGTCTTCATCATGGGAGAGGAAATCGGTAAGTACCAAGGTGCATACAAGGTTACACAGGGTTTACTCCAAGAATTTGGAGAGAGAAGAGTAATAGATACACCAATCAGTGAACATGGATTCACAGGCATCGCGATCGGAGCAGCTTTTGCTGGTCTGAGACCCATACTCGAGTTCATGTCATTTAATTTCTCCCTACAGGCTATGGATCAGATTGTCAATTCCGCTGCGAAAACACACTATATGTCTGATGGTCAACTGAGGTGTCCAATAGTCTTCAGGGGTCCAAATGGAGCGGCTGCGCAAGTTGCCGCACAGCATTCCCAGTGTTTTGCTGCCTGGTATTCCCACATACCAGGATTGAAAGTCATTGCTCCATATTTTGCGTCGGATTATCGAGGTCTACTGAAATCCGCTATAAGAGATAACAATCCTGTGATATTCCTGGAAAATGAAATTCTCTACGGTATGGCACATACTCTGACCCCTGAGCAAGAGGAAAATGATTACACGGTCCCAATTGGTAAGGCAAACGTAATCAAGGAGGGTTCTGATGTCACTATAGTCACCTTTTCGATCTGCGTTAAGCTCGCACTCGAAGCAGCAGAGATCCTCGCAAACGAAAACAACATCGATGTAGAAATCATTGACCTCAGAACACTCAGACCTTTGGACTTCGATACCGTACTTAAATCTCTGAGTAAGACAAATAAATTGATTACTGTCGAAGAAGGTTTTCCGGTACTGAGTTTCGGTTCTGAGATATCAGCCAGGATCATGGAGGAGGCGTTCGATCTCATGGATGCCCCTATAATTAGAGTCGCGTCAAAGGATACACCTCTGCCGTATGCCAGAAACTTGGAAAAGTTAGTGTTGCCGCAGGTATCGGACGTCGTGGAAGCGGTTAGGAGCGTGGTCTTATACAAAATCTGA